Proteins found in one Anopheles aquasalis chromosome 3, idAnoAquaMG_Q_19, whole genome shotgun sequence genomic segment:
- the LOC126577761 gene encoding ADP-ribosylation factor-binding protein GGA1 isoform X2 — protein sequence MDTRTVLEGYLRRAVNPSNDDLDVSAIDQFCLTLKKDPSRMSTARELLVNRIQSTNAKESLLALEALEECMESLGREFRSEINKFRFLNELIKMVSKKYNGEQTPREVSERILNILLTWTNKYEPCECDKIQEAYNLLASQGIQHRSQQNVIIRNPGGAGSQLRSATAGDDRSNQSADKREQKLRQLISSGKREDFEKANLLIQNFCRDEERRTQMKSRRLSELQKVAENTKLLDEMLDQYRGGSGGADLEPNSSDDDLAVLNEIYESCESAHPTIVRLAEETQHCEEMIEKIFEVNDALNQVLDKYRLKVLNQQPNVHGSGEPLLSAIPSSVGYVPNIVGPDTLDCLFDVSDADGTTGYNRGAANKAAAPPSSSSDRTNYKDILSDIFTASATDGAGTVKPLTSVTNPTSGILMPETVLAGVNRSSANATNVKDHLLEINSLLGGSNSQHQQGGVGMVLPQNARIIPGKPVPSVDTANQRPTSLVSPGTNGTITSKNGTTGVATAAATPPFGKSIPELDSIITGMKATLLSPPSVSSSSTGVKLDPESRTVEPNEQQPVSHPVEEDDPILVAPAQPVAIEQQQQPVKPELKALADIVIDLDAITPSKEPSRTVLDDKEGLQITLAFAADHPRPDVTVIVISTINQGRTGIPSFQFDASVRKPCKLRLLPPSGTSLPGTKPFRPPADGITQVLLLANPSGEPVDLTCILTYLVGDDPDPIKESIVMQAVPSVRD from the exons ATGGACACCAGGACCGTCCTCGAGGGCTATTTGC GCAGAGCCGTGAATCCGAGTAACGATGATCTGGATGTGTCCGCGATTGATCAGTTTTGCTTGACGCTCAAGAAGGACCCTTCACGGATGTCGACGGCCCGGGAGTTGCTGGTGAACCGGATTCAGTCGACGAACGCGAAAGAGTCCTTGCTTGCACTCGAG GCCCTCGAGGAGTGCATGGAATCGCTGGGGCGGGAGTTTCGCTCCGAGATCAATAAGTTCCGCTTCCTGAACGAGCTGattaaaatggtttcaaaGAAGTATAACGGTGAGCAGACACCGCGCGAAGTTTCGGAACGG ATCCTAAACATTCTGCTGACCTGGACCAACAAGTACGAACCGTGCGAGTGTGATAAGATACAGGAAGCGTACAATCTGCTCGCCAGCCAGGGCATCCAGCATCGATCGCAGCAGAACGTGATCATTCGCAATCCCGGCGGCGCTGGATCTCAACTCCGGTCAGCAACAGCcggcgacgatcgatcgaaccagtCGGCGGACAAGCGAGAGCAAAAGCTTCGGCAGCTTATCAGCAGTGGCAAGAGGGAGGACTTTGAAAAGGCTAACCTGCTGATACAGAACTTTTGCCGCGATGAGGAACGGCGTACGCAGATGAAGAGCCGCCGGTTGTCGGAGCTACAGAAGGTGGCCGAAAATACGAAGCTACTGGATGAGATGCTGGATCAGTATCggggtggtagcggtggtgctgaCCTGGAACCGAACTCATCCGACGATGACCTGGCAGTGCTGAACGAGATTTACGAATCGTGCGAATCTGCCCATCCCACGATCGTACGGTTGGCGGAAGAGACGCAGCACTGTGAGGAGATGATTG AGAAAATCTTCGAAGTTAACGATGCGTTGAACCAAGTGTTGGACAAATATCGTCTTAAGGTGCTAAACCAGCAGCCGAATGTGCATGGAAGCGGGGAGCCGCTACTGTCTGCCATTCCGTCATCGGTTGGCTACGTACCCAACATTGTCGGTCCGGACACGCTAGACTGTCTGTTCGATGTGTCGGATGCCGATGGAACAACGGGCTACAATCGAGGAGCAGCCAACAAAGCGgccgcgccaccatcatcatcgtccgatCGTACCAACTATAAGGACATTCTAAGCGATATCTTCACTGCAAGTGCCACTGACGGTGCGGGCACCGTTAAGCCGCTGACCAGCGTTACGAATCCAACCAGTGGCATTCTCATGCCGGAAACGGTGCTTGCCGGTGTGAACCGATCATCGGCGAACGCGACGAATGTGAAGGATCATTTGCTCGAGATCAACTCGCTCCTTGGTGGTAGCAAcagtcagcaccagcagggtgGTGTGGGGATGGTATTGCCACAAAACGCTAGGATCATTCCCGGTAAACCCGTCCCTTCGGTGGACACGGCTAATCAGAGGCCCACGAGTCTCGTATCGCCGGGAACGAATGGTACGATCACGAGCAAGAACGGAACGACGGgtgtggccactgctgctgctactcctccgTTTGGTAAAAGCATCCCAGAACTCGATTCCATCATTACGGGTATGAAAGCGACGCTACTGTCCCCACCATCCGTAAGCAGCTCTTCCACGGGTGTTAAGCTCGATCCTGAATCTCGTACTGTCGAaccgaacgagcagcagccggtctCGCACCCGGTTGAAGAGGATGATCCGATTCTGGTGGCTCCCGCGCAACCCGTggccatcgagcagcagcaacagccagtgAAACCGGAACTGAAAGCACTAGCTGATATTGTGATCGATCTGGATGCGATTACACCGAGCAAGGAACCATCTAGGACGGTGCTGGATGATAAGGAGGGGCTACAGATAACGCTTGCCTTTGCGGCCGACCATCCGAGGCCCGACGTCACGGTTATCGTCATTTCGACCATCAATCAGGGTCGTACCGGTATTCCGAGCTTCCAGTTTGATGCGAGCGTACGGAAGCCATGCAAGCTGCGGCTACTACCACCGTCCGGTACGAGCTTGCCCGGTACGAAACcattccggccaccggccgATGGCATTacgcaggtgctgctgctcgccaaTCCGTCCGGTGAGCCCGTCGATCTGACGTGCATTCTGACGTACCTGGTAGGCGATGATCCGGATCCGATCAAAGAGTCGATCGTCATGCAGGCAGTTCCATCGGTGCGAGACTAA
- the LOC126577761 gene encoding ADP-ribosylation factor-binding protein GGA1 isoform X1: protein MDTRTVLEGYLRRAVNPSNDDLDVSAIDQFCLTLKKDPSRMSTARELLVNRIQSTNAKESLLALEALEECMESLGREFRSEINKFRFLNELIKMVSKKYNGEQTPREVSERILNILLTWTNKYEPCECDKIQEAYNLLASQGIQHRSQQNVIIRNPGGAGSQLRSATAGDDRSNQSADKREQKLRQLISSGKREDFEKANLLIQNFCRDEERRTQMKSRRLSELQKVAENTKLLDEMLDQYRGGSGGADLEPNSSDDDLAVLNEIYESCESAHPTIVRLAEETQHCEEMIVESLESGSKNVGKFWSLASEFEKIFEVNDALNQVLDKYRLKVLNQQPNVHGSGEPLLSAIPSSVGYVPNIVGPDTLDCLFDVSDADGTTGYNRGAANKAAAPPSSSSDRTNYKDILSDIFTASATDGAGTVKPLTSVTNPTSGILMPETVLAGVNRSSANATNVKDHLLEINSLLGGSNSQHQQGGVGMVLPQNARIIPGKPVPSVDTANQRPTSLVSPGTNGTITSKNGTTGVATAAATPPFGKSIPELDSIITGMKATLLSPPSVSSSSTGVKLDPESRTVEPNEQQPVSHPVEEDDPILVAPAQPVAIEQQQQPVKPELKALADIVIDLDAITPSKEPSRTVLDDKEGLQITLAFAADHPRPDVTVIVISTINQGRTGIPSFQFDASVRKPCKLRLLPPSGTSLPGTKPFRPPADGITQVLLLANPSGEPVDLTCILTYLVGDDPDPIKESIVMQAVPSVRD from the exons ATGGACACCAGGACCGTCCTCGAGGGCTATTTGC GCAGAGCCGTGAATCCGAGTAACGATGATCTGGATGTGTCCGCGATTGATCAGTTTTGCTTGACGCTCAAGAAGGACCCTTCACGGATGTCGACGGCCCGGGAGTTGCTGGTGAACCGGATTCAGTCGACGAACGCGAAAGAGTCCTTGCTTGCACTCGAG GCCCTCGAGGAGTGCATGGAATCGCTGGGGCGGGAGTTTCGCTCCGAGATCAATAAGTTCCGCTTCCTGAACGAGCTGattaaaatggtttcaaaGAAGTATAACGGTGAGCAGACACCGCGCGAAGTTTCGGAACGG ATCCTAAACATTCTGCTGACCTGGACCAACAAGTACGAACCGTGCGAGTGTGATAAGATACAGGAAGCGTACAATCTGCTCGCCAGCCAGGGCATCCAGCATCGATCGCAGCAGAACGTGATCATTCGCAATCCCGGCGGCGCTGGATCTCAACTCCGGTCAGCAACAGCcggcgacgatcgatcgaaccagtCGGCGGACAAGCGAGAGCAAAAGCTTCGGCAGCTTATCAGCAGTGGCAAGAGGGAGGACTTTGAAAAGGCTAACCTGCTGATACAGAACTTTTGCCGCGATGAGGAACGGCGTACGCAGATGAAGAGCCGCCGGTTGTCGGAGCTACAGAAGGTGGCCGAAAATACGAAGCTACTGGATGAGATGCTGGATCAGTATCggggtggtagcggtggtgctgaCCTGGAACCGAACTCATCCGACGATGACCTGGCAGTGCTGAACGAGATTTACGAATCGTGCGAATCTGCCCATCCCACGATCGTACGGTTGGCGGAAGAGACGCAGCACTGTGAGGAGATGATTG TTGAGTCCCTTGAGAGTGGAAGCAAAAATGTAGGAAAGTTCTGGAGTTTAGCTAGTGAATTTG AGAAAATCTTCGAAGTTAACGATGCGTTGAACCAAGTGTTGGACAAATATCGTCTTAAGGTGCTAAACCAGCAGCCGAATGTGCATGGAAGCGGGGAGCCGCTACTGTCTGCCATTCCGTCATCGGTTGGCTACGTACCCAACATTGTCGGTCCGGACACGCTAGACTGTCTGTTCGATGTGTCGGATGCCGATGGAACAACGGGCTACAATCGAGGAGCAGCCAACAAAGCGgccgcgccaccatcatcatcgtccgatCGTACCAACTATAAGGACATTCTAAGCGATATCTTCACTGCAAGTGCCACTGACGGTGCGGGCACCGTTAAGCCGCTGACCAGCGTTACGAATCCAACCAGTGGCATTCTCATGCCGGAAACGGTGCTTGCCGGTGTGAACCGATCATCGGCGAACGCGACGAATGTGAAGGATCATTTGCTCGAGATCAACTCGCTCCTTGGTGGTAGCAAcagtcagcaccagcagggtgGTGTGGGGATGGTATTGCCACAAAACGCTAGGATCATTCCCGGTAAACCCGTCCCTTCGGTGGACACGGCTAATCAGAGGCCCACGAGTCTCGTATCGCCGGGAACGAATGGTACGATCACGAGCAAGAACGGAACGACGGgtgtggccactgctgctgctactcctccgTTTGGTAAAAGCATCCCAGAACTCGATTCCATCATTACGGGTATGAAAGCGACGCTACTGTCCCCACCATCCGTAAGCAGCTCTTCCACGGGTGTTAAGCTCGATCCTGAATCTCGTACTGTCGAaccgaacgagcagcagccggtctCGCACCCGGTTGAAGAGGATGATCCGATTCTGGTGGCTCCCGCGCAACCCGTggccatcgagcagcagcaacagccagtgAAACCGGAACTGAAAGCACTAGCTGATATTGTGATCGATCTGGATGCGATTACACCGAGCAAGGAACCATCTAGGACGGTGCTGGATGATAAGGAGGGGCTACAGATAACGCTTGCCTTTGCGGCCGACCATCCGAGGCCCGACGTCACGGTTATCGTCATTTCGACCATCAATCAGGGTCGTACCGGTATTCCGAGCTTCCAGTTTGATGCGAGCGTACGGAAGCCATGCAAGCTGCGGCTACTACCACCGTCCGGTACGAGCTTGCCCGGTACGAAACcattccggccaccggccgATGGCATTacgcaggtgctgctgctcgccaaTCCGTCCGGTGAGCCCGTCGATCTGACGTGCATTCTGACGTACCTGGTAGGCGATGATCCGGATCCGATCAAAGAGTCGATCGTCATGCAGGCAGTTCCATCGGTGCGAGACTAA